The DNA segment TGATTCTTGCAATAAGCGTTCGGCAACTAATTCAGGCGTTGGACGATCAAGTTCAGACACGCGAAGTACCGAGATGGCGATTTGCATGCGGGTTGCCATTTGCACCATGCGTTCGCCATATGCGCCATTGGCAATAATCAATAGACGACCAGAATGGGGCACAACTGAACCTAGGACTGATTCCACAGAAAAGCTGCCACTACCTTGCATCAATACTGCTGTGTAGTCAGTAATTTTGGATGTTGCTAATGCGACAAGTCTGGTACGGATGTCTTGAATGAGGTTGTTATATTCAGCATCCCATGTGCACCAATCACGGCGCATGGCTGCTTTCACCGTTGCCGATGTTGATAACGGCCCTGGGGTAAGTAATAAATAAGGGTTTGTTGGTAAATCAAGAGTAGCCATAGATCAAAACACCTTAGAAATAAGCACGCTGTGTAAATCGAATAAAAAATACTTTTATTGGCATGATTGATTAACGTAATTTAGCACAAATTCAATCTGGTATAAACCAGATTGAATGAAATAGAGTATTAAATATTTATGAAAATTTGCATAAAAATTATTCAAATATCATTTATAAAATACTGTTTTTAATGAAATTAATCATAAAACCAGGTCCTGTTGTCATGCCTTTTCCAGCAATCGTACTAATGATGTGTATATTGGGGTCGGGTTCAGCTACGAATACCAGCTCTGTCGGATGTGTCAGATAATAGCCATTCCAGCGTTCTTGGATTGCTGGTAGTTTTATGCCTAATTGATCATGACAGTAGTCCAAAATGAATCTATTCAGTGTTTCTCGTTGATGGAATTGTGGAGGCTCATCTAACGAATGGTATTCATGGCTATCGCCAATGATTAAGCCGCCATCAGCAGTCTGCTTAATTAGAATATGAATGCCATAGGCATCCACGATTTCTGGTACTTGTGCCTTTGTTAGCGTGTTGAAACTAGGACAAATTTCAAATGCTGGATAACGGCGTATCGATAAGCCTGAATATAAAGAGGCATTTAATGATTGATGAAAGGGTAATGTCTTAGCCATTTGCAGCGTACATCGCTTCAAGCCTGCCTGCTTGAGCACATCCGGGTAAAGAATGTCGGTGACGTCACCATGGGTGATCAACATTTTTTTTGCAGAGAAATATTGCCCGTCTGCGAGTTTCAGCGAAACATGATTCTCAGCACTTTTTACTTGAGTGACACAGGATTGAGTTAAAACACGGATGTTGTGATGTGCACGTGCGACATTAAGAAGTGAATGACCGATCTGGCCTGGTTCAACTGAATAATCTTCAGACAGCAATAACCCACCTTTTAACCGATCTGCATCGAGATATTGATAATCTTCTGCAAGATGCTCATTGCTGAGTAATTGACTTGGAATCGCATGGTCTGGCGAGATATTCGCAAATTCTTGTAGGACTTGCCATTCTTCATCGGTATTGGCGAGGTATAAACCGTCGCGTTGCTGAAATGAAATATTGGTTTCAGCTTGAATCTCTTGATAAAACTTTCGCGATTCGAGAGCATATTGGCGCCAGATGCCACTGGGATGGGTGAGTGTGGACGTACCAATCATCCCAAAGTTACGCCTAGTCGCACCCACAGGCGAAACATTTCTTTCAAAGATGATGACACGTAAACCAGCATTTGCAGCTTGAATTGCTGCAGATAAACCTAAAATCCCAGCACCGACAATCAATAAATCGGCTAATCGTTCAGAAGGTGAACTCATTGCAAAAATACTCAAATATGATAAAAAATGCTGGGCAAATAGACATGTAATCATTTGCCCAGTGAAGGGGCTTACAAAGAGGATCTCTTAGAAGTTGTATTGCAGACGGAAGGCCGCAGATTTACCAGTTTCATCCATTCCTGGTTTTGCGATGTTGTCAGTAGTAATGTCCTGAATGTTAAACATCGCTTTGACGTTTTTATTGGCGTACCAATTGATCCCCAATAGGTATATATTGGCCTCTTTGCTGATCCCTTGATCACCAGTGACATGCTGATAACGTGCAACAAGTTCCCATGCACCATATGAGTTAACAGGGCTGATATTGGTAAACTTACCTGCTTTAGCCTTATAGCCACGGGACTCACCCGTGAGGGTGTATGTGCCCATGACATAGTATGACGATACTTTGGCATCAACAGTTTTAGCATCAGCACTGCCTAAGTTTCGACGCAGGTACTCGCTTTGAATAGAGAAAGGACCATTCATGTAAGCCGCTTCAAGTACGCCGGAACGATCTGAATCAAAGTTACCGGTGGCAAAAACCACACCATCAGATTTTTTGGCACCCAGTGTACTTTTTGCACTCAGACTACTGGTATTGATGTTGGCATCGTCGAGTGAAACGCCTAAATGTAATACTTCAGTTTTTTCTGCGATAGGCGCATAAGTGAAGCGGCCATCATAGCCATAGCGCGAGTTCTTGGATGGACTGGTATTACCGTTATCATAGATAGAAACACCCCAACTCATGTTTTTGTTGCCATTACTGAGTTCAAACTGTTGGCTAGACTCGGTATCACCGGCATTGGTCAGATCCCAGATTGCCGCACGTTCAATTGTAGAAATTGCCCCTGAACTAGTTGACTGCTCTAAGCCAAATGGGCGTACAGCACGACCCAAAGTAATATCGGCTAGATTCCATCCTGTATATTTCAAGTAGAAGGTATCCCACTCAAAATGCGCACCGTCACCTTGATCGCCAGTACCATTCATGACTGCTTCAAAGTACCAGTCCTTATACGCTGTTCCGGTCACACCAAAATAGCCTCGGCGGATGTATGTATCTGTACGTGATTTATTTTGAGTTGCATTATTGAGTACGCCATTTGAATAAGACGTATCTAAATTGAGGCGCCCCGTTACATCAAAGCTGAATTGACCATCTGCAGTTCTGGCTCCAAATCCACCATCTGTTTTAAGGATGATGTCTGGACCTTCGGTTGATACTACCCCCGCAGTAGCCGTAGAAACTGTCATCCCCAGACAGATCGATATTGCTAGCACGTTTAAATTAAAAAGTTTTTCCACAACATTCCCCTAAATTTTTGAATAAAAAAACATGGATCACTAAAAAACAAAAACAAATACAACATCTACAACACTGGATGCCCAAAACTTTCTTTTAGGCGT comes from the Aquirhabdus parva genome and includes:
- a CDS encoding TIGR03364 family FAD-dependent oxidoreductase — its product is MSSPSERLADLLIVGAGILGLSAAIQAANAGLRVIIFERNVSPVGATRRNFGMIGTSTLTHPSGIWRQYALESRKFYQEIQAETNISFQQRDGLYLANTDEEWQVLQEFANISPDHAIPSQLLSNEHLAEDYQYLDADRLKGGLLLSEDYSVEPGQIGHSLLNVARAHHNIRVLTQSCVTQVKSAENHVSLKLADGQYFSAKKMLITHGDVTDILYPDVLKQAGLKRCTLQMAKTLPFHQSLNASLYSGLSIRRYPAFEICPSFNTLTKAQVPEIVDAYGIHILIKQTADGGLIIGDSHEYHSLDEPPQFHQRETLNRFILDYCHDQLGIKLPAIQERWNGYYLTHPTELVFVAEPDPNIHIISTIAGKGMTTGPGFMINFIKNSIL
- a CDS encoding OprO/OprP family phosphate-selective porin → MTVSTATAGVVSTEGPDIILKTDGGFGARTADGQFSFDVTGRLNLDTSYSNGVLNNATQNKSRTDTYIRRGYFGVTGTAYKDWYFEAVMNGTGDQGDGAHFEWDTFYLKYTGWNLADITLGRAVRPFGLEQSTSSGAISTIERAAIWDLTNAGDTESSQQFELSNGNKNMSWGVSIYDNGNTSPSKNSRYGYDGRFTYAPIAEKTEVLHLGVSLDDANINTSSLSAKSTLGAKKSDGVVFATGNFDSDRSGVLEAAYMNGPFSIQSEYLRRNLGSADAKTVDAKVSSYYVMGTYTLTGESRGYKAKAGKFTNISPVNSYGAWELVARYQHVTGDQGISKEANIYLLGINWYANKNVKAMFNIQDITTDNIAKPGMDETGKSAAFRLQYNF